One Sphingobacteriales bacterium genomic window carries:
- a CDS encoding 3'-5' exonuclease, which translates to MCCFFYGSHLYLFETGGNGADDNIVSLALYQAATHWEWASLVHPEQKLSYRQQSYLALSMEQLQQAPPFYAIAKDFLNFIEGKTLIAHDAQFVYKVLRRAFKQLGFVFKHDFICTLKAARSSYPHLPSYQLEELCTHFKIRVEHKSRLLRYTHQIAALHEYIKIPPPPAAPELAVQPETFQTTQLTAFARSGGGVLFAQQPQKNYLCG; encoded by the coding sequence GTGTGCTGCTTTTTTTATGGAAGCCATCTATATTTATTTGAAACCGGCGGCAATGGCGCAGACGACAACATCGTGTCGCTGGCACTGTATCAGGCGGCAACGCACTGGGAGTGGGCGAGTTTGGTGCACCCCGAACAAAAACTTTCGTACCGACAGCAAAGTTATTTGGCTCTCAGTATGGAGCAGTTGCAGCAAGCTCCGCCTTTTTATGCCATCGCCAAAGATTTTCTGAACTTCATCGAAGGCAAAACGCTCATCGCTCACGATGCACAATTTGTATATAAAGTGTTGCGGCGTGCCTTTAAGCAGTTGGGATTTGTCTTTAAGCACGATTTTATATGCACACTCAAGGCTGCCCGCAGCAGCTATCCGCATTTGCCCTCTTATCAGTTGGAAGAACTGTGTACGCATTTCAAAATTCGTGTTGAGCATAAAAGCCGCTTGCTGCGCTATACGCACCAGATAGCCGCTTTGCACGAATACATAAAAATACCGCCGCCCCCTGCTGCTCCCGAATTAGCCGTACAGCCCGAAACTTTTCAGACTACACAACTTACCGCGTTTGCCCGAAGCGGCGGGGGTGTATTATTTGCTCAACAGCCGCAAAAAAATTATTTATGTGGGTAA
- a CDS encoding SAM-dependent DNA methyltransferase — protein MAKQKKEQKEKAIEVTLWEAANKLRGSVEPAEYKHVVLGLIFLKFASDKFEDHRAKLIAEGKEKYIEIPEFYNMNNVFFSEKTSRWSYIIKKSKQTDIPLLIDTALHTIEKNNKALKGALPDNYFSRLGLDVTKLASLLDTINDIDTTKDPKQDVVGKVYEYFLSKFALAEGKGKGEFYTPKSIVNLIAEMIEPYKGIIYDPACGSGGMFVQSIKFIEAHHGNKKEISIYGQEYTNTTYKLAKMNLAIRGISGNLGEKAADTFADDQHKDLKADYIMANPPFNQKDWRGENELIDDPRWLGYDVPPKSNANYGWILNMVSKLSDNGVAGFILANGALSGGGEEYKIRRKLIENNLVEAILVLPRNLFYTTDISVTLWILNKNKKAHVSAVRANHYSPRHYRNREKEILFMDLRQLGEPFEKKYTQFSDDDILKITSTYHQWQSESTNNPLWFPYQNIPEFCYSASFDEVAKKDFSLVPSKYIEFVNRDENIDFDEKMKKLQGEFADLLKAEAQSKNDLLTVFKELGYEL, from the coding sequence ATGGCGAAACAGAAGAAAGAACAAAAAGAAAAAGCAATTGAAGTGACCCTTTGGGAAGCAGCCAATAAATTGAGAGGCAGCGTAGAGCCAGCCGAATACAAACACGTGGTATTAGGACTGATTTTCTTAAAGTTTGCCAGCGATAAGTTTGAAGACCACCGAGCCAAACTCATTGCCGAAGGCAAAGAGAAATACATTGAAATACCGGAATTCTACAATATGAACAATGTGTTTTTTTCAGAAAAAACCAGCCGATGGAGCTACATTATAAAAAAATCAAAACAAACTGATATTCCCCTGCTTATTGACACCGCTTTGCACACCATTGAAAAAAATAACAAAGCCCTGAAAGGTGCTTTGCCCGACAATTACTTTTCTCGTTTGGGATTAGATGTTACTAAATTGGCTTCTTTGCTGGATACCATCAACGATATTGATACCACCAAAGACCCCAAACAAGATGTGGTAGGCAAAGTGTATGAATACTTTCTTTCTAAATTTGCATTGGCTGAAGGGAAAGGGAAAGGAGAATTTTATACGCCCAAAAGCATTGTAAATCTCATTGCCGAAATGATAGAACCATACAAAGGCATTATCTACGACCCTGCTTGTGGTTCGGGCGGTATGTTTGTGCAATCTATTAAGTTTATTGAAGCACACCACGGCAACAAAAAAGAAATTTCTATTTACGGACAGGAATACACCAACACCACTTATAAACTGGCAAAAATGAACCTTGCCATACGAGGCATTAGCGGAAACCTTGGCGAAAAAGCAGCCGATACTTTTGCAGACGACCAACACAAAGACCTGAAAGCTGATTACATAATGGCAAACCCGCCTTTTAACCAAAAAGATTGGAGAGGCGAAAACGAGTTGATAGATGACCCACGTTGGCTTGGTTATGATGTGCCACCAAAAAGCAACGCCAACTATGGTTGGATTTTGAATATGGTGAGCAAACTAAGCGATAATGGTGTAGCAGGTTTTATATTGGCAAATGGTGCTTTGAGTGGCGGTGGCGAAGAATATAAAATACGCAGAAAACTCATTGAAAATAATTTGGTGGAAGCGATTTTAGTTTTGCCACGCAATTTGTTTTACACCACCGACATTAGTGTTACGCTTTGGATTTTGAATAAAAATAAAAAAGCACATGTAAGTGCGGTAAGGGCGAATCATTATTCGCCCCGACATTACCGTAACCGTGAAAAAGAAATTCTGTTTATGGATTTACGACAACTGGGCGAACCCTTTGAAAAGAAATACACTCAGTTTTCGGATGATGATATATTAAAAATTACAAGCACTTATCACCAATGGCAATCAGAAAGTACGAACAATCCCTTGTGGTTTCCATATCAAAATATTCCTGAGTTCTGCTATTCCGCTTCGTTTGATGAAGTAGCCAAAAAGGATTTTTCGTTGGTGCCGAGCAAATACATTGAGTTTGTAAACCGAGATGAAAATATAGACTTTGATGAAAAAATGAAGAAACTTCAAGGTGAATTTGCCGACTTATTGAAAGCCGAAGCACAAAGCAAAAATGATTTACTAACCGTGTTTAAAGAATTGGGTTATGAATTATAA
- a CDS encoding restriction endonuclease subunit S translates to MEGIDLENLPEGWRVGTLSDIANIIMGQSPEGESYNEAAEGVALINGPVEFGEYFTVKTKWTTEPKKYCEKGDLIFCVRGSTVGKNVIADDRYAIGRGVCAIRSKYQNYLIQLMKCNLNELLKDVTGSTFPNIDRVTISDYPITISTNTLLEEFEKKVSAISNLVWIKSLENQKLSELKNLLLSKLATVQ, encoded by the coding sequence GTGGAGGGAATTGATTTAGAGAATTTGCCGGAAGGGTGGAGGGTTGGAACACTATCTGATATTGCTAATATAATAATGGGTCAATCTCCTGAAGGAGAGAGTTATAATGAAGCAGCTGAAGGTGTTGCTCTAATTAATGGTCCAGTTGAATTTGGAGAATATTTTACAGTAAAAACAAAATGGACAACTGAACCGAAAAAATATTGTGAAAAAGGCGACTTGATTTTTTGCGTAAGAGGTAGCACAGTTGGCAAAAATGTAATCGCAGACGACAGATATGCTATTGGAAGAGGGGTTTGTGCAATTCGTTCTAAATATCAAAACTATTTAATCCAATTAATGAAATGCAACTTGAATGAATTACTCAAAGATGTTACTGGTTCAACATTCCCAAATATAGACAGAGTAACAATAAGTGATTACCCTATTACTATCTCTACCAATACTTTATTAGAAGAATTTGAAAAGAAAGTATCTGCTATAAGTAATTTAGTTTGGATAAAATCATTAGAAAACCAAAAGCTATCCGAACTTAAAAACTTACTACTTTCCAAATTAGCA
- a CDS encoding restriction endonuclease subunit S — protein MNYKIGEAKSNYKRIGDYIQKVEHRNRDLKVTRLLGLSMTKEFRETTSNIVGPDMSVYRVIRKYQFACDFMSPIRVNKLPVVLKLDDEPNLVSPAYPVFEVKDKKELDPEYLMMWFRRPEFDRYATFKCDAAIRGGYEWTELCETLIPVPPHSQTT, from the coding sequence ATGAATTATAAAATCGGCGAAGCCAAATCAAATTATAAGCGAATTGGCGATTATATTCAAAAGGTTGAACACCGAAACCGTGATTTGAAAGTTACACGCCTTTTGGGTTTGAGTATGACAAAGGAGTTTAGAGAAACAACTTCTAATATTGTTGGGCCTGATATGTCGGTGTATAGAGTTATTAGAAAATATCAATTTGCTTGTGATTTTATGTCGCCCATTCGAGTAAATAAATTACCTGTTGTTTTAAAATTAGATGATGAACCAAATTTAGTTTCACCTGCATATCCAGTATTTGAAGTAAAAGACAAAAAAGAACTAGACCCTGAATATTTAATGATGTGGTTTCGCAGACCAGAGTTTGATAGGTATGCAACTTTCAAATGTGATGCAGCTATTAGAGGTGGATACGAATGGACAGAATTATGCGAAACTTTAATTCCAGTTCCCCCCCATAGCCAAACAACGTGA